In the bacterium genome, one interval contains:
- a CDS encoding PIN domain-containing protein — translation MIAVDTNILVYCHRKDSPFYSKASEKLQELASSGERWVIPWACLYEFLSITTHPRIYSPPSSLNEAINQVEAWLECPTLELISESQTDQWPVLRDTLKASHVTGPRIHDARIAAVCKAHGVNILWSCDRDFSRFQEIKTLNPLI, via the coding sequence TTGATTGCAGTCGATACCAACATCTTAGTTTATTGCCACCGGAAGGATTCTCCTTTTTATTCTAAAGCGAGTGAGAAATTACAAGAGCTCGCCTCAAGCGGCGAGCGTTGGGTCATCCCCTGGGCGTGCTTGTATGAGTTTTTATCAATTACTACTCATCCGCGGATTTATTCCCCACCCTCTTCCTTGAATGAAGCCATCAATCAAGTTGAAGCCTGGCTTGAATGCCCCACCCTTGAGCTCATTAGCGAATCCCAAACCGATCAATGGCCCGTCTTGCGTGATACTCTAAAAGCCTCTCACGTCACCGGCCCCCGTATTCACGATGCCCGCATCGCCGCTGTATGCAAAGCTCATGGAGTTAATATCCTGTGGAGTTGTGATCGGGACTTTTCCAGATTTCAAGAGATTAAAACCCTGAATCCTCTTATATAA
- a CDS encoding M3 family oligoendopeptidase: MKTARKYYPPNLIPDDFNKIKPYLEELVKTPLESLAQVDSWIDQCSELNAILSEYSNRLYVKKSCNTEDKVVEDAYMHFVEHVEQNTKPLFNEMEKKFVEALNRLQNPTSNLTLIKKKWEVSIKLYSEKNLPLEVDETNLINEYDKICGAFTATYKGKTYTLQQLQPFMEDNNRAVRKEVWELAEKIRLEKTQETEAVFDKLVNLREQMAKNSKCSNYRDYVWQEMERFDYTPENCLEFAESIEAVCTPYIKKLNEEHKKKLGVDKLKPWDMAVDPDASTPLKPFDPKNIPLFIKKTGEVFKKIAPPLSALYTTLEKQNNLDLDSRMAKQPGGYQVSLDECGEPFIFMNAAGVQRDVETLLHESGHAFHTLVTPLSIPIFLRHAPMEFCEVASMSMELLGADYLDVFYTADEVKRAKKKLLEGIIRFFPRMAMIDYFQHWIYTHPGHTEAERLKEWQSIWLRFVGTDVDWSGYEKNRDAYWHRVLHLFHVPFYYVEYGMAQIGALQVWLNYKKDKVKAIDAYLKGLSFGGTKALPELFKEAGLKFDFSKKMLEELIGKVWEELEGLR; this comes from the coding sequence ATGAAAACAGCCCGTAAATACTACCCCCCAAACCTGATTCCGGATGATTTTAACAAGATAAAACCCTATTTAGAAGAATTAGTGAAAACTCCACTTGAAAGCTTGGCCCAGGTAGATAGCTGGATTGATCAATGCTCTGAATTAAACGCCATTTTGTCGGAATACTCTAACCGCCTGTACGTTAAAAAAAGCTGCAATACGGAAGATAAAGTTGTGGAAGACGCCTACATGCATTTTGTAGAGCATGTAGAGCAAAATACTAAGCCACTCTTTAATGAGATGGAAAAAAAGTTTGTGGAAGCCTTAAACCGACTCCAAAACCCCACTTCCAACTTAACGCTCATTAAAAAGAAATGGGAAGTTTCTATTAAACTCTACAGCGAAAAAAACCTACCGCTTGAGGTAGATGAAACCAATCTTATTAACGAGTACGATAAAATATGCGGAGCCTTTACAGCCACCTACAAGGGCAAAACTTATACCTTGCAACAACTGCAACCCTTTATGGAAGACAACAATCGCGCAGTTCGTAAAGAAGTATGGGAACTAGCCGAAAAAATTCGCCTGGAAAAAACACAAGAAACCGAAGCCGTTTTTGACAAGCTGGTAAATCTCAGAGAACAAATGGCCAAAAACTCAAAATGTTCCAACTATCGCGATTACGTATGGCAAGAAATGGAACGCTTTGATTACACACCCGAAAATTGCCTGGAATTTGCTGAAAGCATTGAAGCCGTGTGTACACCCTACATTAAAAAACTAAACGAAGAACATAAAAAGAAACTTGGTGTCGATAAATTAAAACCCTGGGATATGGCCGTGGACCCGGATGCGTCTACACCGCTAAAACCGTTTGATCCTAAAAACATCCCCCTCTTTATTAAAAAAACAGGTGAAGTGTTTAAAAAAATAGCCCCTCCTCTCTCGGCCCTCTACACCACCCTCGAAAAGCAAAATAATTTAGATTTAGATAGCCGCATGGCCAAACAACCGGGTGGGTATCAGGTTTCTCTAGACGAATGCGGCGAGCCTTTTATTTTTATGAATGCCGCCGGGGTTCAACGTGATGTAGAAACACTGTTGCACGAATCGGGGCATGCGTTTCACACCTTGGTAACACCTCTCTCGATTCCCATTTTTCTGCGTCATGCACCTATGGAATTTTGCGAGGTAGCCAGCATGAGCATGGAGCTTTTGGGCGCTGATTATCTGGATGTGTTTTACACGGCCGATGAAGTAAAACGCGCCAAAAAGAAATTACTCGAAGGCATCATACGCTTCTTTCCACGCATGGCTATGATCGATTATTTTCAGCACTGGATTTACACGCACCCCGGCCACACCGAAGCCGAACGCTTAAAAGAATGGCAAAGTATCTGGCTGCGTTTTGTGGGCACAGATGTAGATTGGAGCGGTTACGAAAAAAACCGTGATGCCTACTGGCACCGCGTACTGCATCTTTTTCATGTCCCCTTTTATTATGTAGAATACGGCATGGCACAAATTGGCGCACTGCAGGTGTGGCTTAATTATAAAAAGGATAAAGTAAAAGCGATTGACGCTTACTTAAAAGGCTTAAGCTTTGGTGGCACAAAAGCCTTACCAGAGCTTTTTAAAGAAGCGGGGCTCAAGTTTGATTTTTCTAAAAAGATGCTGGAAGAATTAATTGGGAAGGTTTGGGAAGAGTTGGAAGGATTACGTTAA
- a CDS encoding Fic family protein: protein MRYLLQSALVPEALKLIQKIMAFHGRFLALADTQKEIYADLQHTVIITSAGASTRIEGSKLSDEEIIKRLSGLKITKIRDRDEAEVAGYIDCKKYIFDNYQHLEITEHTIRSLHQMMMVYLPHEILPPSQRGAYKNITNSVVRKDYLTGEEEVVFETMPPGPQTDVAMQELIVDYQRFIADPNYSDLEVIAAFIIKYLAIHPFRDGNGRTSRLLTDLLLLKRGYTFCMYASHEKVIENNKAQYYVALRQTQGTLKTTSDINPWLVYFLKILEEQTRVLDVKLAPKQRGTFTVLEQRVFDVICLHQPATIGFLERETGIKRVTLKSILSRLQEKGVLVMEGERKGSVYRLKN from the coding sequence ATGAGGTATTTACTTCAATCTGCTCTTGTTCCCGAAGCCTTAAAGCTCATCCAGAAAATCATGGCTTTTCATGGCCGCTTTTTGGCCTTAGCTGATACTCAAAAAGAAATTTATGCTGATTTACAACACACGGTGATCATTACATCGGCCGGTGCTTCTACACGTATTGAAGGATCCAAGTTATCGGATGAAGAAATTATCAAACGACTTTCAGGATTAAAAATTACAAAAATTAGAGACCGAGATGAAGCGGAAGTTGCAGGTTATATTGACTGTAAAAAATATATTTTTGATAACTACCAGCATTTGGAAATTACCGAACATACCATTCGTTCGCTTCATCAAATGATGATGGTGTATTTGCCTCACGAAATATTACCTCCCAGTCAACGTGGAGCTTATAAAAATATTACCAATTCGGTTGTGCGGAAAGATTATTTAACAGGGGAGGAAGAGGTTGTTTTTGAAACCATGCCGCCTGGCCCGCAAACCGATGTAGCCATGCAGGAATTAATCGTCGATTATCAGCGCTTTATTGCCGACCCAAATTATTCCGATTTAGAAGTGATTGCGGCTTTTATTATTAAATATCTGGCGATTCATCCTTTTAGGGATGGTAATGGCAGAACTAGCCGTTTGTTAACTGATTTGTTATTACTGAAGAGGGGATATACTTTTTGTATGTACGCTTCGCATGAAAAAGTCATCGAAAACAATAAAGCCCAATATTATGTGGCTCTTCGGCAAACTCAAGGTACTCTTAAAACCACATCTGATATTAATCCTTGGTTGGTTTATTTTTTAAAGATACTCGAAGAACAAACACGCGTTTTGGATGTAAAGCTGGCTCCTAAACAGCGGGGTACATTTACTGTATTGGAACAAAGGGTTTTTGATGTGATTTGTCTTCACCAGCCTGCAACAATCGGATTTTTAGAAAGAGAAACAGGAATAAAGCGCGTAACGCTTAAGAGTATCCTGTCGCGTTTGCAAGAAAAGGGTGTGTTGGTGATGGAAGGTGAAAGAAAGGGAAGTGTTTATCGTCTTAAAAATTAA